The proteins below come from a single Metarhizium brunneum chromosome 1, complete sequence genomic window:
- the CYP505_1 gene encoding Bifunctional cytochrome P450/NADPH--P450 reductase: MAVDTVPIPGPSGLPILGNVTDVDIDHPLQSFIRLSDRYGQIYKLKFGKHTLVVVSSYELVHEVCDDKRFKKSIEGDLEQLRKVVHDGLFTSRGVEEENWGIAHRVLMSAFGPMSIRGMFDEMHEIATQLALKWARQGPSQPIDVGEDFTRLTLDTVALCSMGFRFNSYYRDGLHPFIAAMYAVLKEAGAKSLRILPPMFYPRKEEKYRENIALLRSTALEVLESRREDGADAASTDRSDLLSKMLNGVDLKTGRKMTDESIIDNLITFLIAGHETTAATLSFAMYQILSRPDVYHKLQQEVDAVVGTGPVLIDHVAKLRYLSAVLRETLRHSSPIPAFAREAIKDEVIGGKYAVKAGEQIICLLSKSHFDRAAYGSDVREFNPERMADDKFDRLMKDYPHAWSPFGTGMRSCIGRPFAWQETTLALAVLIQNFNFVMDDPSYRLQIQETLTIKPKKFMVRAILRDRLTPSRLETRLASAFAGEAPTPSPGVPAGHKSRHSVASTSTGHVDGESAPKLVILYGSNAGTCQFMAQRLASSAAAKGYKSSVDALDTIRGSMPKNTPVIIITSSYEGEPPHNAAHFTHWIQTLEPGAMKHVSYAVYGCGHSDWVHTFQKVPKLIDSTLETLGASRLGPLHSTDAKDRDMFSDFEAWEDDVLWPSILERFARPSDAATSSAPGLALSFSTPRASVLHQSVEEATVVAARRLVDQSGGSQEKRHIELRLPANMPYSAGDYLAVLPHNPKESVSRALRRFHFPRDAYVTISSSSPTTLPTGMSLPVAEILSSYVELGQIATKRDLAHLCEMNKESDEIPQLKRLVGEEFDTVVKAGQLSVLDVLEKFPALCVPFHEFLQMLPPMRLRHSVSSSSLFDPTKVSLTYGVVNESAVSGTGRFIGVASSYLSSLEPGEKIQISVRPAQSGFHLPENQEETPIVCIGAGTGLAPFRAFIQERATLQGSGRNLAPAILFYGCRNPLSDDLYRDEFDAWEKSGVVKIFRAYSGDKEASCGCPYVQDRIWHERGSITNMWEKGARFYVCGSGKMAEGVKGVLVKIVTEEYEKAGEPVTEEEAVGHFERIRKERYCMDVFD, translated from the exons ATGGCGGTTGACACTGTTCCCATACCCGGGCCATCGGGATTGCCTATATTAGGAAATGTCACGGACGTGGACATTGACCATCCGCTCCAATCCTTCATCAGACTCTCCGACAGATACG GCCAGATTTACAAATTAAAATTCGGAAAACACACACTCGTAGTAGTCTCGTCTTACGAGTTGGTACACGAAGTCTGCGACGACAAGAGATTCAAGAAGTCTATCGAGGGAGACCTTGAG CAACTGAGAAAGGTGGTCCACGACGGGCTCTTTACC TCGCGGGGGGTAGAAGAGGAGAACTGGGGGATCGCTCACCGAGTTCTCATGTCCGCCTTCGGCCCCATGTCCATCAGAGGCATGTTTGACGAGATGCACGAGATTGCCACCCAGCTCGCCCTCAAATGGGCTCGCCAGGGCCCGTCGCAGCCcatcgacgtcggcgaggaCTTTACCCGGCTGACTCTCGACACGGTGGCCCTCTGCTCCATGGGGTTCCGGTTCAACTCGTATTACCGGGACGGCCTGCACCCATTCATCGCCGCCATGTATGCCGTTCTCAAGGAGGCCGGCGCGAAATCCCTCCGCATCCTGCCGCCCATGTTTTACCCGCGCAAGGAGGAAAAGTACCGGGAAAACATTGCGCTCCTGCGCTCGACCGCGCTCGAGGTGCTGGAATCCAGGAGGGAGGACGGCGCGGATGCTGCATCCACGGACAGAAGTGACCTCTTGAGCAAGATGCTCAACGGGGTGGATCTGAAGACGGGCCGCAAAATGACGGACGAGAGTATCATCGACAATCTCATCACTTTTCTCATTGCGGGCCATGAGACGACCGCCGCCACCTTGTCGTTTGCCATGTACCAGATCCTCTCGCGGCCGGACGTATACCACAAGCTTCAGCAAGAAGTCGACGCCGTGGTTGGCACGGGACCCGTCTTGATCGATCACGTCGCCAAGCTCAGGTACCTCTCTGCA GTTCTCCGAGAGACGCTCCGCCACAGTTCGCCCATTCCAGCCTTTGCCcgcgaggccatcaaggacgaggTGATTGGCGGCAAGTACGCCGTCAAGGCAGGCGAGCAGATCATATGCCTGCTGTCCAAATCCCACTTCGACCGCGCCGCCTACGGCTCCGACGTCAGGGAATTCAACCCCGAGAGAATGGCAGACGACAAGTTCGACCGCCTCATGAAGGACTATCCGCATGCGTGGAGCCCCTTTGGCACAGGCATGCGCAGCTGCATCGGCCGGCCGTTCGCGTGGCAGGAGAcgacgctggcgctggcTGTGCTCATCCAGAACTTCAACTTTGTCATGGACGATCCTTCGTACCGGCTGCAGATACAGGAGACATTGACCATCAAGCCCAAGAAGTTCATGGTTCGGGCTATCCTTCGGGACAGACTGACGCCCTCGCGGCTCGAGACACGGCTGGCCAGCGCCTTTGCCGGCGAAGCTCCAACGCCATCGCCGGGCGTTCCTGCTGGGCACAAATCAAGACACTCTGTAGCGTCGACTTCGACAGGCCACGTCGACGGGGAGTCCGCCCCGAAGCTGGTCATATTGTATGGGTCGAATGCCGGGACGTGCCAGTTCATGGCGCAGCGGCTGGCGAGttcggccgccgccaagggcTACAAGTCATCCGTCGATGCCCTGGATACCATTCGAGGGTCCATGCCCAAGAACACTCCCGTAATCATCATAACATCGTCGTACGAAGGCGAACCTCCGCACAACGCGGCCCATTTCACCCACTGGATCCAGACTCTGGAACCCGGTGCGATGAAACATGTCTCGTACGCAGTGTACGGATGTG GTCACTCGGACTGGGTTCATACGTTCCAGAAAGTCCCAAAGCTCATCGACTCGACTCTAGAAACGCTCGGCGCTTCGAGACTTGGTCCGTTGCACTCCACCGACGCCAAAGACAGGGACATGTTTTCCGACTTTGAAGCTTGGGAGGATGACGTTCTCTGGCCCTCTATCCTGGAACGCTTCGCTCGTCCGAGCGATGCCGCCACCAGCTCCGCCCCCGGGCTGGCGCTCAGTTTCTCGACGCCAAGAGCATCCGTCTTGCATCAGAGCGTCGAAGAGGCTACTGTTGTCGCGGCACGTCGGCTCGTCGACCaaagcggcggcagccaggagAAGCGACACATTGAATTGCGACTGCCGGCCAATATGCCGTATTCAGCGGGTGATTACTTGGCGGTCCTGCCGCACAACCCCAAGGAGAGCGTGTCGCGAGCCCTGCGGCGCTTTCATTTTCCACGAGATGCCTACGTTACCATCTCGTCCTCTTCGCCAACGACGCTTCCTACCGGTATGAGTCTTCCGGTGGCGGAAATTCTGAGTTCGTACGTTGAACTTGGCCAGATTGCTACGAAACGA GACCTCGCCCACCTGTGCGAGATGAACAAAGAAAGCGATGAGATTCCGCAATTGAAAAGGCTGGTCGGTGAGGAATTCGACACGGTAGTCAAAGCAGGGCAGCTTTCCGTGCTGGACGTGCTGGAAAAGTTTCCTGCCTTGTGTGTGCCGTTCCATGAGTtccttcaaatgttgcccCCCATGCGACTACGACA TTCGGTTTCGTCTTCGTCGCTCTTCGACCCCACAAAGGTCAGTCTGACGTACGGCGTTGTCAATGAGTCGGCCGTGTCCGGCACGGGACGCTTCATCGGCGTGGCGTCTTCATACCTCTCCTCCCTGGAACCGGGTGAGAAGATACAGATATCAGTGCGGCCAGCCCAGTCAGGCTTCCATCTACCGGAGAACCAGGAAGAAACGCCGATAGTGTGCATCGGCGCAGGCACGGGACTTGCACCGTTCCGAGCGTTTATCCAAGAACGTGCTACTCTTCAGGGAAGCGGCAGAAATCTCGCCCCGGCTATCCTATTCTACGGATGTCGCAACCCTTTGTCAGACGATTTGTACCGAGACGAATTTGATGCTTGGGAGAAATCCGGGGTTGTGAAGATCTTCCGAGCATACAGCGGAGACAAGGAAGCGTCGTGCGGGTGCCCATATGTTCAAGACCGCATCTGGCATGAACGGGGGTCAATCACGAATATGTGGGAGAAGGGAGCCAGGTTCTACGTCTGTGGCTCTGGGAAGATGGCGGAGGGGGTCAAGGGCGTGCTGGTCAAGATTGTCACGGAGGAGTACGAGAAGGCCGGGGAGCCGGTGACTGAAGAAGAGGCGGTTGGGCATTTCGAGAGAATCCGGAAGGAACGTTATTGCATGGATGTATTTGATTGA